From one Bos indicus x Bos taurus breed Angus x Brahman F1 hybrid chromosome 7, Bos_hybrid_MaternalHap_v2.0, whole genome shotgun sequence genomic stretch:
- the NUDT12 gene encoding peroxisomal NADH pyrophosphatase NUDT12 isoform X2, producing MSSVKRSLNQEIISQFHYSAAEGDIAKLTAILSHSPSLLNETSENGWSALMYAARNGHPDVVQFLLEKGCDRSIVNKSRQTALDIAKFWGYKHIANLLANAKGGKKPWFLTNEVEECENYFSKTLLDRKSEKRNNSDWLLAKESHPATVYILFSDLNPLVTLGGNKESFQQPEVRLCQLNYTDIKDYLAQPEKITLIFLGVELEMKKEFFNYAGEISKEEEDGLVAWFALGIDTVAAEEFKQRHENCYFLHPPMPALLQLKEKEAGVVAQARSVLAWHSRYKFCPTCGNATKIEEGGYKRVCLKEDCPSLHGVHNTSYPRVDPVVIMQVIHPDGTKCLLGRQKRFPPGMFTCLAGFIEPVPVIQSDFSLEHSSAPNRVYMGDNRRRCSERSRRGKWSQSWPCSVCLLSTVANALFLNDWLLSCGSVYRN from the exons ATGTCTTCTGTAAAAAGAAGTCTGAATCAAGAAATAATATCCCAGTTTCACTATTCAGCTGCAGAAGGAGATATTGCCAAGTTAACAGCAATACTCAGTCATTCTCCATCTCTTCTCAATGAAACTTCTGAAAATGGCTGGAGTGCTTTAATGTATGCTGCAAGGAATGGGCACCCAGATGTTGTCCAATTTCTGCTTGAGAAAGG ATGCGACAGATCCATTGTCAACAAATCAAGGCAGACTGCACTGGATATAGCTAAATTTTGGGGTTATAAGCATATAGCTAACTTATTAGCTAATGCTAAAGGTGGGAAGAAGCCTTGGTTCCTAACCAATGAAGTGGAAGaatgtgaaaattattttagtaaGACACTACTGGACCGgaagagtgaaaaaagaaataattctgaCTGGCTGTTAGCAAAAGAAAGCCATCCAGCCACAGTTTATATCCTTTTCTCAGATTTAAATCCCTTGGTTACTCTAGGAGGCAATAAAGAAAGTTTTCAACAGCCAGAAGTCAGGCTTTGTCAGCTGAACTACACAGATATAAAGGATTATTTGGCTCAGCCTGAAAAGATCACCTTGATTTTCCTTGGAGTAGAacttgaaatgaaaaaagagttTTTTAATTATGCTGGGGAAATctcaaaagaagaagaagatgggTTGGTTGCCTGGTTTGCTTTAGGTATAGATACTGTTGCTGCTGAAGAATTTAAGCAAAGGCATGAAAATTGTTATTTTCTTCATCCACCAATGCCAGCTCTTCTgcaattgaaagaaaaagaagctg GGGTTGTAGCTCAAGCAAGATCTGTTCTCGCTTGGCACAGTCGGTATAAGTTCTGCCCAACCTGTGGAAATGCAACTAAAATTGAAGAAGGTGGCTATAAAAGAGTATGCTTAAAAGAAGACTGTCCTAGTCTCCATGGTGTTCACAATACATCATACCCAAGAGTTG atccAGTGGTAATCATGCAAGTTATTCATCCCGATGGGACCAAATGTCTTTTAGGCAGGCAGAAGAGATTTCCTCCGGGCATGTTTACTTGCCTCGCTGGATTTATTGAACCTG TCCCTGTTATCCAGTCTGACTTTTCCCTAGAGCACTCATCAGCACCTAACAGGgtatatat GGGAGACAATAGAAGACGCTGTTCGGAGAGAAGTAGAAGAGGAAAGTGGAGTCAAAGTTGGCCATGTTCAGTATGTCTCTTGTCAACCGTGGCCAATGCCCTCTTCCTTAATGATTGGTTGCTTAGCTGTGGCAGTGTCTACAGAAATTAA
- the NUDT12 gene encoding peroxisomal NADH pyrophosphatase NUDT12 isoform X1, with amino-acid sequence MSSVKRSLNQEIISQFHYSAAEGDIAKLTAILSHSPSLLNETSENGWSALMYAARNGHPDVVQFLLEKGCDRSIVNKSRQTALDIAKFWGYKHIANLLANAKGGKKPWFLTNEVEECENYFSKTLLDRKSEKRNNSDWLLAKESHPATVYILFSDLNPLVTLGGNKESFQQPEVRLCQLNYTDIKDYLAQPEKITLIFLGVELEMKKEFFNYAGEISKEEEDGLVAWFALGIDTVAAEEFKQRHENCYFLHPPMPALLQLKEKEAGVVAQARSVLAWHSRYKFCPTCGNATKIEEGGYKRVCLKEDCPSLHGVHNTSYPRVDPVVIMQVIHPDGTKCLLGRQKRFPPGMFTCLAGFIEPGETIEDAVRREVEEESGVKVGHVQYVSCQPWPMPSSLMIGCLAVAVSTEIKVDKNEIEDARWFTREQVVDVLTKGKQQAFFVPPSRAIAHQLIKHWIGMNPNL; translated from the exons ATGTCTTCTGTAAAAAGAAGTCTGAATCAAGAAATAATATCCCAGTTTCACTATTCAGCTGCAGAAGGAGATATTGCCAAGTTAACAGCAATACTCAGTCATTCTCCATCTCTTCTCAATGAAACTTCTGAAAATGGCTGGAGTGCTTTAATGTATGCTGCAAGGAATGGGCACCCAGATGTTGTCCAATTTCTGCTTGAGAAAGG ATGCGACAGATCCATTGTCAACAAATCAAGGCAGACTGCACTGGATATAGCTAAATTTTGGGGTTATAAGCATATAGCTAACTTATTAGCTAATGCTAAAGGTGGGAAGAAGCCTTGGTTCCTAACCAATGAAGTGGAAGaatgtgaaaattattttagtaaGACACTACTGGACCGgaagagtgaaaaaagaaataattctgaCTGGCTGTTAGCAAAAGAAAGCCATCCAGCCACAGTTTATATCCTTTTCTCAGATTTAAATCCCTTGGTTACTCTAGGAGGCAATAAAGAAAGTTTTCAACAGCCAGAAGTCAGGCTTTGTCAGCTGAACTACACAGATATAAAGGATTATTTGGCTCAGCCTGAAAAGATCACCTTGATTTTCCTTGGAGTAGAacttgaaatgaaaaaagagttTTTTAATTATGCTGGGGAAATctcaaaagaagaagaagatgggTTGGTTGCCTGGTTTGCTTTAGGTATAGATACTGTTGCTGCTGAAGAATTTAAGCAAAGGCATGAAAATTGTTATTTTCTTCATCCACCAATGCCAGCTCTTCTgcaattgaaagaaaaagaagctg GGGTTGTAGCTCAAGCAAGATCTGTTCTCGCTTGGCACAGTCGGTATAAGTTCTGCCCAACCTGTGGAAATGCAACTAAAATTGAAGAAGGTGGCTATAAAAGAGTATGCTTAAAAGAAGACTGTCCTAGTCTCCATGGTGTTCACAATACATCATACCCAAGAGTTG atccAGTGGTAATCATGCAAGTTATTCATCCCGATGGGACCAAATGTCTTTTAGGCAGGCAGAAGAGATTTCCTCCGGGCATGTTTACTTGCCTCGCTGGATTTATTGAACCTG GGGAGACAATAGAAGACGCTGTTCGGAGAGAAGTAGAAGAGGAAAGTGGAGTCAAAGTTGGCCATGTTCAGTATGTCTCTTGTCAACCGTGGCCAATGCCCTCTTCCTTAATGATTGGTTGCTTAGCTGTGGCAGTGTCTACAGAAATTAAAGTTGACAAGAATGAAATAGAGGATGCCCGCTGGTTCACTAGAGAACAG GTTGTGGATGTTCTGACCAAAGGCAAGCAGCAGGCATTCTTTGTTCCACCGAGCCGAGCTATTGCACATCAGCTAATCAAACACTGGATTGGAATGAACCCCAATCTCTAA